From the Anguilla anguilla isolate fAngAng1 chromosome 8, fAngAng1.pri, whole genome shotgun sequence genome, one window contains:
- the LOC118234306 gene encoding LOW QUALITY PROTEIN: endothelin-2-like (The sequence of the model RefSeq protein was modified relative to this genomic sequence to represent the inferred CDS: deleted 1 base in 1 codon) — MDLALHTLLALCVTLCVLLPEGSGLPASRNSDQGPPRPSSPPPPPRVRTKRCSCSNWLDRECIYFCHLDIIWVNTPSKTVPYGLGSPLSRRRRSTDRCACSSPADRTCTGFCHHSSENPQLARVDPSTRSSRHTDRTNAKLLTSLREAVQANMQALERAVAPKRKRSGAPGR; from the exons ATGGATCTGGCACTGCACACGCTCCTGGCCCTGTGCGTCACGCTCTGCGTGCTTCTACCCGAAG gATCGGGGCTGCCCGCGTCGCGGAACTCCGACCAgggccccccccggccctcctccccgcccc cccccccgcgggtaCGGACCAAGCGCTGCTCCTGCAGCAACTGGCTGGACAGGGAGTGCATCTACTTCTGCCACCTCGACATCATATGGGTCAACACGCCAAG TAAGACCGTCCCGTACGGGCTGGGCAGCCCCCTGTCCCGCCGCCGACGCTCCACGGACCGATGTGCGTGCTCCAGCCCCGCGGACCGCACCTGCACAGGCTTCTGCCACCACAG CTCTGAGAATCCCCAACTGGCGCGGGTCGACCCGTCCACGCGGTCCAGTCGCCACACGGACAGAACCAATGCTAAACTGCTGACCTCTCTCAG GGAGGCGGTCCAGGCCAATATGCAGGCCCTGGAGCGGGCTGTGGCCCCCAAGAGAAAACGTTCCGGGGCCCCTGGCCGGTAa